Proteins from a genomic interval of Dama dama isolate Ldn47 chromosome 1, ASM3311817v1, whole genome shotgun sequence:
- the DGKZ gene encoding diacylglycerol kinase zeta isoform X8: MEPRDGSPEARSSDSESASASSSGSERDAGPEPDKAPRRLSKRRFPGLRLFGHRKAITKSGLQHLAPPPPAPGAPCSEPERQIRSTVDWSESATYGEHIWFETNVSGDFCYVGEQYCVAKMLKSVSRRKCAACKIVVHTPCIEQLEKINFRCKPSFRESGSRNVREPTFVRHHWVHRRRQDGKCRHCGKGFQQKFTFHSKEIVAISCSWCKQAYHSKVSCFMLQQIEEPCSLGVHAAVVIPPTWILRARRPQNTLKASKKKKRASFKRKSSKKGPEEGRWRPFIIRPTPSPLMKPLLVFVNPKSGGNQGAKIIQSFLWYLNPRQVFDLSQGGPREALEMYRRVHNLRILACGGDGTVGWILSTLDQLRLKPPPPVAILPLGTGNDLARTLNWGGGYTDEPVSKILSHVEEGNVVQLDRWDLRAEPNPEAGPEERDEGATDRLPLDVFNNYFSLGFDAHVTLEFHESREANPEKFNSRFRNKMFYAGTAFSDFLMGSSKDLAKHIRVVCDGTDLTPKIQDLKPQCIVFLNIPRYCAGTMPWGHPGEHHDFEPQRHDDGYLEVIGFTMTSLAALQVGGHGERLTQCREVLLTTSKAIPVQVDGEPCKLAASRIRIALRNQATMVQKAKRRSAAPLHSDQQPVPEQLRVQVSRVSMHDYEALHYDKEQLKEASVPLGTVVVPGDSDLELCRAHIERLRQEPEGAGAKSPMCQKLSPKWCFLDATTASRFYRIDRAQEHLNYVTEIAQDEIYILDPELLGASARPDLPTPTSPLPTSPCSPTSRSLPGDAAPPTGEELIEAARRNDFCKLQELHRAGGDLMHRDERSRTLLHHAVSTGSKEVVRYLLDHAPTEILDAVEENGETCLHQAAALGQRTICHYIVEAGASLMKTDQQGDTPRQRAEKAQDTELAAYLENRQHYQMIQREDQETAV; this comes from the exons ATGGAGCCGCGGGACGGCAGCCCCGAGGCCCGGAGCAGCGACTCCGAGTCGGCCTCCGCCTCGTCCAGCGGCTCCGAGCGCGACGCGGGTCCCGAGCCGGACAAGGCGCCGCGGCGTCTCAGCAAGCGGCGCTTCCCAGGGCTGCGGCTCTTCGGGCACAG GAAAGCCATCACCAAGTCGGGCCTCCAGCACCTGGCACCCCCCCCTCCTGCTCCCGGGGCCCCGTGTAGCGAGCCCGAGAGGCAGATCCGGAGCACTGTGGACTGGAGT GAGTCTGCGACGTATGGGGAGCACATCTGGTTCGAGACCAACGTGTCCGGGGACTTCTGCTACGTCGGAGAGCAGTACTGCGTGGCCAAGATGCTG AAGTCAGTGTCCCGGAGAAAATGCGCAGCCTGCAAGATTGTGGTCCACACGCCCTGCATCGAGCAGCTGGAGAAG ATAAATTTCCGCTGTAAGCCATCCTTCCGTGAATCGGGCTCCAGGAACGTCCGTGAG CCAACCTTCGTGCGGCACCATTGGGTACACCGGCGGCGCCAGGATGGCAAGTGTCGGCACTGTGGGAAG GGCTTCCAGCAGAAGTTCACCTTCCACAGCAAGGAGATCGTGGCCATCAGCTGCTCCTGGTGCAAGCAAGCA tACCACAGCAAGGTGTCCTGCTTCATGCTGCAGCAGATCGAGGAGCCGTGCTCCCTGGGGGTCCACGCCGCTGTGGTCATCCCCCCCACCTGGATCCTCCGGGCCCGCAGGCCCCAG AACACCCTCAAAGCcagcaagaagaaaaagagagcatCCTTCAAGAGGAAGTCTAGCAAGAAAGGGCCTGAG GAGGGCCGCTGGAGACCCTTCATCATCAGGCCTACCCCGTCCCCCCTCATGAAGCCCCTGCTGGTGTTTGTGAACCCCAAGAGTGGGGGCAACCAG GGTGCCAAGATCATACAGTCCTTCCTCTGGTATCTGAATCCCCGGCAAGTCTTTGACCTGAGCCAGGGAGGGCCCAGGGAGGC GCTGGAGATGTACCGCCGGGTGCACAACCTGCGGATCCTGGCCTGCGGGGGCGATGGCACA GTCGGCTGGATCCTCTCCACCCTGGACCAGCTGCGCTTGAAGCCGCCACCGCCCGTCGCCATCCTGCCCCTGGGCACTGGCAATGACCTGGCCCGCACCCTCAACTGGGGCGGG GGCTACACCGACGAGCCTGTGTCCAAGATCCTGTCCCACGTGGAGGAGGGCAATGTGGTGCAGCTGGACCGCTGGGACCTCCGTGCAGAGCCCAACCCCGAGGCGGGGCCCGAGGAGCGAGACGAGGGGGCCACCGACCGG CTGCCTCTGGATGTCTTCAACAACTACTTCAGCCTGGGCTTTGACGCCCATGTCACCCTGGAGTTCCACGAGTCTCGAG AGGCCAACCCGGAGAAGTTCAACAGCCGCTTCCGGAATAAGATGTTCTACGCCGGG ACAGCCTTCTCCGACTTCCTGATGGGCAGCTCCAAGGACTTGGCCAAGCACATCCGCGTGGTG TGTGATGGGACTGACCTGACCCCCAAGATTCAGGACCTGAAGCCCCAGTGTATTGTTTTCCTGAACATCCCCAG GTACTGTGCGGGCACCATGCCCTGGGGCCACCCTGGGGAGCACCACGACTTCGAGCCGCAGCGGCACGACGATGGCTACCTCGAGGTCATCGGCTTTACCATGACCTCCCTG GCCGCGCTGCAGGTGGGCGGGCACGGCGAGCGGCTGACGCAGTGCCGAGAGGTGCTGCTCACCACGTCCAAAGCCATCCCGGTGCAGGTGGACGGCGAGCCCTGCAAGCTTGCAGCCTCCCGCATCCGCATCGCCCTGCGCAACCAGGCCACCATGGTGCAGAAGGCCAAGCGTCGGAGCGCCGCCCCCCTGCACAGCGA CCAGCAGCCGGTGCCGGAGCAGCTGCGAGTCCAGGTGAGCAGGGTCAGCATGCACGACTATGAGGCCCTGCACTATGACAAGGAGCAGCTCAAAGAGGCTT CCGTGCCACTGGGCACCGTGGTGGTCCCCGGAGACAGTGACCTGGAGCTATGCCGCGCCCACATCGAGAGGCTCCGGCAG GAGCCCGAAGGTGCTGGAGCCAAGTCCCCGATGTGCCAGAAACTGTCCCCCAAGTGGTGCTTCCTCGATG CCACCACTGCCAGCCGCTTCTACAGAATCGACAGGGCCCAG GAACACCTCAACTACGTGACCGAGATTGCACAGGACGAGATTTATATCCTGGACCCTGAGCTGCTGGGGGCATCTGCCCGGcctgacctccccacccccacatcccctctccccacctcgcCCTGCTCCCCCACATCCCG GTCACTGCCAGGGGACGCTGCGCCCCCTACAG GTGAAGAGCTCATCGAGGCTGCCAGGAGGAACGATTTCTGTAAG cTCCAGGAGCTGCACCGAGCTGGGGGCGACCTCATGCACCGTGACGAGCGGAGCCGCACGCTCCTGCACCATGCGGTCAGCACCGGCAGCAAGGAGGTGGTCCGCTACCTGCTGGACCATG cgCCAACTGAGATCCTTGATGCCGTGGAGGAAAA CGGGGAGACCTGCCTGCACCAGGCAGCGGCCCTGGGCCAGCGCACCATCTGCCACTACATCGTGGAGGCCGGGGCCTCGCTCATGAAGACCGACCAGCAG
- the DGKZ gene encoding diacylglycerol kinase zeta isoform X7 translates to MEPRDGSPEARSSDSESASASSSGSERDAGPEPDKAPRRLSKRRFPGLRLFGHRKAITKSGLQHLAPPPPAPGAPCSEPERQIRSTVDWSESATYGEHIWFETNVSGDFCYVGEQYCVAKMLQKSVSRRKCAACKIVVHTPCIEQLEKINFRCKPSFRESGSRNVREPTFVRHHWVHRRRQDGKCRHCGKGFQQKFTFHSKEIVAISCSWCKQAYHSKVSCFMLQQIEEPCSLGVHAAVVIPPTWILRARRPQNTLKASKKKKRASFKRKSSKKGPEEGRWRPFIIRPTPSPLMKPLLVFVNPKSGGNQGAKIIQSFLWYLNPRQVFDLSQGGPREALEMYRRVHNLRILACGGDGTVGWILSTLDQLRLKPPPPVAILPLGTGNDLARTLNWGGGYTDEPVSKILSHVEEGNVVQLDRWDLRAEPNPEAGPEERDEGATDRLPLDVFNNYFSLGFDAHVTLEFHESREANPEKFNSRFRNKMFYAGTAFSDFLMGSSKDLAKHIRVVCDGTDLTPKIQDLKPQCIVFLNIPRYCAGTMPWGHPGEHHDFEPQRHDDGYLEVIGFTMTSLAALQVGGHGERLTQCREVLLTTSKAIPVQVDGEPCKLAASRIRIALRNQATMVQKAKRRSAAPLHSDQQPVPEQLRVQVSRVSMHDYEALHYDKEQLKEASVPLGTVVVPGDSDLELCRAHIERLRQEPEGAGAKSPMCQKLSPKWCFLDATTASRFYRIDRAQEHLNYVTEIAQDEIYILDPELLGASARPDLPTPTSPLPTSPCSPTSRSLPGDAAPPTGEELIEAARRNDFCKLQELHRAGGDLMHRDERSRTLLHHAVSTGSKEVVRYLLDHAPTEILDAVEENGETCLHQAAALGQRTICHYIVEAGASLMKTDQQGDTPRQRAEKAQDTELAAYLENRQHYQMIQREDQETAV, encoded by the exons ATGGAGCCGCGGGACGGCAGCCCCGAGGCCCGGAGCAGCGACTCCGAGTCGGCCTCCGCCTCGTCCAGCGGCTCCGAGCGCGACGCGGGTCCCGAGCCGGACAAGGCGCCGCGGCGTCTCAGCAAGCGGCGCTTCCCAGGGCTGCGGCTCTTCGGGCACAG GAAAGCCATCACCAAGTCGGGCCTCCAGCACCTGGCACCCCCCCCTCCTGCTCCCGGGGCCCCGTGTAGCGAGCCCGAGAGGCAGATCCGGAGCACTGTGGACTGGAGT GAGTCTGCGACGTATGGGGAGCACATCTGGTTCGAGACCAACGTGTCCGGGGACTTCTGCTACGTCGGAGAGCAGTACTGCGTGGCCAAGATGCTG CAGAAGTCAGTGTCCCGGAGAAAATGCGCAGCCTGCAAGATTGTGGTCCACACGCCCTGCATCGAGCAGCTGGAGAAG ATAAATTTCCGCTGTAAGCCATCCTTCCGTGAATCGGGCTCCAGGAACGTCCGTGAG CCAACCTTCGTGCGGCACCATTGGGTACACCGGCGGCGCCAGGATGGCAAGTGTCGGCACTGTGGGAAG GGCTTCCAGCAGAAGTTCACCTTCCACAGCAAGGAGATCGTGGCCATCAGCTGCTCCTGGTGCAAGCAAGCA tACCACAGCAAGGTGTCCTGCTTCATGCTGCAGCAGATCGAGGAGCCGTGCTCCCTGGGGGTCCACGCCGCTGTGGTCATCCCCCCCACCTGGATCCTCCGGGCCCGCAGGCCCCAG AACACCCTCAAAGCcagcaagaagaaaaagagagcatCCTTCAAGAGGAAGTCTAGCAAGAAAGGGCCTGAG GAGGGCCGCTGGAGACCCTTCATCATCAGGCCTACCCCGTCCCCCCTCATGAAGCCCCTGCTGGTGTTTGTGAACCCCAAGAGTGGGGGCAACCAG GGTGCCAAGATCATACAGTCCTTCCTCTGGTATCTGAATCCCCGGCAAGTCTTTGACCTGAGCCAGGGAGGGCCCAGGGAGGC GCTGGAGATGTACCGCCGGGTGCACAACCTGCGGATCCTGGCCTGCGGGGGCGATGGCACA GTCGGCTGGATCCTCTCCACCCTGGACCAGCTGCGCTTGAAGCCGCCACCGCCCGTCGCCATCCTGCCCCTGGGCACTGGCAATGACCTGGCCCGCACCCTCAACTGGGGCGGG GGCTACACCGACGAGCCTGTGTCCAAGATCCTGTCCCACGTGGAGGAGGGCAATGTGGTGCAGCTGGACCGCTGGGACCTCCGTGCAGAGCCCAACCCCGAGGCGGGGCCCGAGGAGCGAGACGAGGGGGCCACCGACCGG CTGCCTCTGGATGTCTTCAACAACTACTTCAGCCTGGGCTTTGACGCCCATGTCACCCTGGAGTTCCACGAGTCTCGAG AGGCCAACCCGGAGAAGTTCAACAGCCGCTTCCGGAATAAGATGTTCTACGCCGGG ACAGCCTTCTCCGACTTCCTGATGGGCAGCTCCAAGGACTTGGCCAAGCACATCCGCGTGGTG TGTGATGGGACTGACCTGACCCCCAAGATTCAGGACCTGAAGCCCCAGTGTATTGTTTTCCTGAACATCCCCAG GTACTGTGCGGGCACCATGCCCTGGGGCCACCCTGGGGAGCACCACGACTTCGAGCCGCAGCGGCACGACGATGGCTACCTCGAGGTCATCGGCTTTACCATGACCTCCCTG GCCGCGCTGCAGGTGGGCGGGCACGGCGAGCGGCTGACGCAGTGCCGAGAGGTGCTGCTCACCACGTCCAAAGCCATCCCGGTGCAGGTGGACGGCGAGCCCTGCAAGCTTGCAGCCTCCCGCATCCGCATCGCCCTGCGCAACCAGGCCACCATGGTGCAGAAGGCCAAGCGTCGGAGCGCCGCCCCCCTGCACAGCGA CCAGCAGCCGGTGCCGGAGCAGCTGCGAGTCCAGGTGAGCAGGGTCAGCATGCACGACTATGAGGCCCTGCACTATGACAAGGAGCAGCTCAAAGAGGCTT CCGTGCCACTGGGCACCGTGGTGGTCCCCGGAGACAGTGACCTGGAGCTATGCCGCGCCCACATCGAGAGGCTCCGGCAG GAGCCCGAAGGTGCTGGAGCCAAGTCCCCGATGTGCCAGAAACTGTCCCCCAAGTGGTGCTTCCTCGATG CCACCACTGCCAGCCGCTTCTACAGAATCGACAGGGCCCAG GAACACCTCAACTACGTGACCGAGATTGCACAGGACGAGATTTATATCCTGGACCCTGAGCTGCTGGGGGCATCTGCCCGGcctgacctccccacccccacatcccctctccccacctcgcCCTGCTCCCCCACATCCCG GTCACTGCCAGGGGACGCTGCGCCCCCTACAG GTGAAGAGCTCATCGAGGCTGCCAGGAGGAACGATTTCTGTAAG cTCCAGGAGCTGCACCGAGCTGGGGGCGACCTCATGCACCGTGACGAGCGGAGCCGCACGCTCCTGCACCATGCGGTCAGCACCGGCAGCAAGGAGGTGGTCCGCTACCTGCTGGACCATG cgCCAACTGAGATCCTTGATGCCGTGGAGGAAAA CGGGGAGACCTGCCTGCACCAGGCAGCGGCCCTGGGCCAGCGCACCATCTGCCACTACATCGTGGAGGCCGGGGCCTCGCTCATGAAGACCGACCAGCAG
- the DGKZ gene encoding diacylglycerol kinase zeta isoform X6: protein MSARGAGRSTGGGCDEAAALGPTELLATEEGERPGALRQMWRYRSWDVPQIPAEVPQSQKAITKSGLQHLAPPPPAPGAPCSEPERQIRSTVDWSESATYGEHIWFETNVSGDFCYVGEQYCVAKMLQKSVSRRKCAACKIVVHTPCIEQLEKINFRCKPSFRESGSRNVREPTFVRHHWVHRRRQDGKCRHCGKGFQQKFTFHSKEIVAISCSWCKQAYHSKVSCFMLQQIEEPCSLGVHAAVVIPPTWILRARRPQNTLKASKKKKRASFKRKSSKKGPEEGRWRPFIIRPTPSPLMKPLLVFVNPKSGGNQGAKIIQSFLWYLNPRQVFDLSQGGPREALEMYRRVHNLRILACGGDGTVGWILSTLDQLRLKPPPPVAILPLGTGNDLARTLNWGGGYTDEPVSKILSHVEEGNVVQLDRWDLRAEPNPEAGPEERDEGATDRLPLDVFNNYFSLGFDAHVTLEFHESREANPEKFNSRFRNKMFYAGTAFSDFLMGSSKDLAKHIRVVCDGTDLTPKIQDLKPQCIVFLNIPRYCAGTMPWGHPGEHHDFEPQRHDDGYLEVIGFTMTSLAALQVGGHGERLTQCREVLLTTSKAIPVQVDGEPCKLAASRIRIALRNQATMVQKAKRRSAAPLHSDQQPVPEQLRVQVSRVSMHDYEALHYDKEQLKEASVPLGTVVVPGDSDLELCRAHIERLRQEPEGAGAKSPMCQKLSPKWCFLDATTASRFYRIDRAQEHLNYVTEIAQDEIYILDPELLGASARPDLPTPTSPLPTSPCSPTSRSLPGDAAPPTGEELIEAARRNDFCKLQELHRAGGDLMHRDERSRTLLHHAVSTGSKEVVRYLLDHAPTEILDAVEENGETCLHQAAALGQRTICHYIVEAGASLMKTDQQGDTPRQRAEKAQDTELAAYLENRQHYQMIQREDQETAV, encoded by the exons ATGAGCGCACGGGGGGCCGGCCGCAGTACTGGGGGAGGCTGCGATGAGGCTGCAGCTCTTGGCCCCACGGAGCTTCTGGCGACGGAAGAAGGGGAGCGGCCCGGGGCTCTGAGACAGATGTGGCGCTACCGCTCCTGGGACGTCCCACAGATCCCAGCCGAGGTCCCCCAGTCTCA GAAAGCCATCACCAAGTCGGGCCTCCAGCACCTGGCACCCCCCCCTCCTGCTCCCGGGGCCCCGTGTAGCGAGCCCGAGAGGCAGATCCGGAGCACTGTGGACTGGAGT GAGTCTGCGACGTATGGGGAGCACATCTGGTTCGAGACCAACGTGTCCGGGGACTTCTGCTACGTCGGAGAGCAGTACTGCGTGGCCAAGATGCTG CAGAAGTCAGTGTCCCGGAGAAAATGCGCAGCCTGCAAGATTGTGGTCCACACGCCCTGCATCGAGCAGCTGGAGAAG ATAAATTTCCGCTGTAAGCCATCCTTCCGTGAATCGGGCTCCAGGAACGTCCGTGAG CCAACCTTCGTGCGGCACCATTGGGTACACCGGCGGCGCCAGGATGGCAAGTGTCGGCACTGTGGGAAG GGCTTCCAGCAGAAGTTCACCTTCCACAGCAAGGAGATCGTGGCCATCAGCTGCTCCTGGTGCAAGCAAGCA tACCACAGCAAGGTGTCCTGCTTCATGCTGCAGCAGATCGAGGAGCCGTGCTCCCTGGGGGTCCACGCCGCTGTGGTCATCCCCCCCACCTGGATCCTCCGGGCCCGCAGGCCCCAG AACACCCTCAAAGCcagcaagaagaaaaagagagcatCCTTCAAGAGGAAGTCTAGCAAGAAAGGGCCTGAG GAGGGCCGCTGGAGACCCTTCATCATCAGGCCTACCCCGTCCCCCCTCATGAAGCCCCTGCTGGTGTTTGTGAACCCCAAGAGTGGGGGCAACCAG GGTGCCAAGATCATACAGTCCTTCCTCTGGTATCTGAATCCCCGGCAAGTCTTTGACCTGAGCCAGGGAGGGCCCAGGGAGGC GCTGGAGATGTACCGCCGGGTGCACAACCTGCGGATCCTGGCCTGCGGGGGCGATGGCACA GTCGGCTGGATCCTCTCCACCCTGGACCAGCTGCGCTTGAAGCCGCCACCGCCCGTCGCCATCCTGCCCCTGGGCACTGGCAATGACCTGGCCCGCACCCTCAACTGGGGCGGG GGCTACACCGACGAGCCTGTGTCCAAGATCCTGTCCCACGTGGAGGAGGGCAATGTGGTGCAGCTGGACCGCTGGGACCTCCGTGCAGAGCCCAACCCCGAGGCGGGGCCCGAGGAGCGAGACGAGGGGGCCACCGACCGG CTGCCTCTGGATGTCTTCAACAACTACTTCAGCCTGGGCTTTGACGCCCATGTCACCCTGGAGTTCCACGAGTCTCGAG AGGCCAACCCGGAGAAGTTCAACAGCCGCTTCCGGAATAAGATGTTCTACGCCGGG ACAGCCTTCTCCGACTTCCTGATGGGCAGCTCCAAGGACTTGGCCAAGCACATCCGCGTGGTG TGTGATGGGACTGACCTGACCCCCAAGATTCAGGACCTGAAGCCCCAGTGTATTGTTTTCCTGAACATCCCCAG GTACTGTGCGGGCACCATGCCCTGGGGCCACCCTGGGGAGCACCACGACTTCGAGCCGCAGCGGCACGACGATGGCTACCTCGAGGTCATCGGCTTTACCATGACCTCCCTG GCCGCGCTGCAGGTGGGCGGGCACGGCGAGCGGCTGACGCAGTGCCGAGAGGTGCTGCTCACCACGTCCAAAGCCATCCCGGTGCAGGTGGACGGCGAGCCCTGCAAGCTTGCAGCCTCCCGCATCCGCATCGCCCTGCGCAACCAGGCCACCATGGTGCAGAAGGCCAAGCGTCGGAGCGCCGCCCCCCTGCACAGCGA CCAGCAGCCGGTGCCGGAGCAGCTGCGAGTCCAGGTGAGCAGGGTCAGCATGCACGACTATGAGGCCCTGCACTATGACAAGGAGCAGCTCAAAGAGGCTT CCGTGCCACTGGGCACCGTGGTGGTCCCCGGAGACAGTGACCTGGAGCTATGCCGCGCCCACATCGAGAGGCTCCGGCAG GAGCCCGAAGGTGCTGGAGCCAAGTCCCCGATGTGCCAGAAACTGTCCCCCAAGTGGTGCTTCCTCGATG CCACCACTGCCAGCCGCTTCTACAGAATCGACAGGGCCCAG GAACACCTCAACTACGTGACCGAGATTGCACAGGACGAGATTTATATCCTGGACCCTGAGCTGCTGGGGGCATCTGCCCGGcctgacctccccacccccacatcccctctccccacctcgcCCTGCTCCCCCACATCCCG GTCACTGCCAGGGGACGCTGCGCCCCCTACAG GTGAAGAGCTCATCGAGGCTGCCAGGAGGAACGATTTCTGTAAG cTCCAGGAGCTGCACCGAGCTGGGGGCGACCTCATGCACCGTGACGAGCGGAGCCGCACGCTCCTGCACCATGCGGTCAGCACCGGCAGCAAGGAGGTGGTCCGCTACCTGCTGGACCATG cgCCAACTGAGATCCTTGATGCCGTGGAGGAAAA CGGGGAGACCTGCCTGCACCAGGCAGCGGCCCTGGGCCAGCGCACCATCTGCCACTACATCGTGGAGGCCGGGGCCTCGCTCATGAAGACCGACCAGCAG